agggacacctcccagtagatgaggctgcccagggcaatatTTCACCAacctttcttccttgctttccaGAAGACACATATGAAAGGACCCTGCTGGTGGATGGGGAAGGTGCAAGCATTATCCTGCTCGACATGTGGGACAACAAGGTACTTTCATTTGGTTTGGTCAGACACCAAAGCAAAAGTGCACCTGAGGGATTCTTCCTATCGAAACTTAGATGTATTTTGGAAAGCCAAGTGGGTGCTTTCCGTGCTTCAGCATCAGAGGAAAGCTTTACCACCAAGCCAAGCATGCCTaagggctctgcagggtgagCCTGGGGGGCTCAAGccttcttggtttggtttttataagaataaaacaaaacatgcCAGCAGTTTTCCAGACCTCTGTCATTCCAGTCTGAAGCCTGTGCAGTGAATGATGTGGGGCAAGCTTCACCCTCCTTTGTGGTGAAGCAGTCATAGCATCACTGCATTGGAATTGCTTTCAGTACAGCTCTGATTCAAGCTGTACCCattacagctgcagcaggaatgcATTTGGGTTCCCCTAGTGTTGTACTTCCCAAGGGGAACCTGCGCCGAGCCTGACAATGCCTGACCGTTTCTCTCCAACAGcgtgagggggaatggattcgAGACCACTGCATGCAAGTGGGAGATGCCTACCTGATTGTTTACTCCATCACAGACAGAGCAAGCTTTGagaaggcctctgagctcagaATCCAGCTGCGCAGGGCACGCCAGAAGGAAGACATCCCCATCATTCTGGTCGGCAACAAGAGCGACCTCGTCAGGTGCCGGGAAGTCTCGGTGGCAGGTGAGGAAAAGGGTGGGGATAAAGCTCATGGAAAGGTGAAGAGTTCTCTGCTTTGAAAGACATTCATAGATAAGACAAAGACAGACATTCATAGCTTTTGAAAGACAATCAGAGACTGCATTGtgctgggagggaccctcaaaaggcatcttggccaacccccctgtgctcagcaggtacagctccagctagagcaggctgcacagggccacatccagtctgagcttgaatgtctccagggatggagcctcaaccacatccctgggcagcctgttccagtgtttcaccactctcactgtgcagaacttcctcctggtgtccaacctaaatctgccctgctccagtttcaaacattgcctctcatcctatcatcaCAGGGCCTTCTGAAaacaatccctccccagccttcctgtaggtcccttccaggtaTAAGAAATGCAGAGCTCTGGCTCAGGAAGCTTGCTGGGAGCAGGACTGGGCAATAAAAGAGCAACAGAACAACAGAGGACTGAGACAGAATgcaggggactgggaggggtcTGCCAGCTCCTTAACACTCCCTTGCCAATAGAGCTATAAGCCAGATAATCCCTTTCTTAGAGTTATTAGCTACCATCATAAAAGCAGCTGAATGTCTTCCCTTCCAGCTGCCAGTGTGAGACTACAGCAGTAGGTGATTTCTCTGGTAGCTGGAAGCCCTTTGGGTTTCCAATACATGTTTATGCCAAGCAAGTTTAGCTCCCTTCATTCTGCTGTAAGAGATTATCTCTGGTTTATAACCAGTTCTCTGTCCTCCCTGATGTGTGGAAACTCCCTCTCACCCTTTGTTCTGCTAGCCTGGGCAGGGACCATGCAGCCTTTCAGGGGAGGTCTCCTTGCTGCCTTGCTTTGGGGTGCTGGAAcagcccttcctctgctgcacacaAATCAGTAACCACTAAGTCCAACAGATAGAGAGAGACCTCCTGGGcaagcttctgctggctttcaaGGTCTGCAGTCAGTAAAACCTCTTCTTGGAGAGTCTTCTCTGAGGCTTAGGGGCCACAAAATAACACCCAGCAGAGCATTAGATTATCTCATCTAGACCCATCAGAAACACAGCTTCCTCTGCTCagcattttctcctctctgtaGCTGATCCATTCTCCTATTTCCCACTAGGCCagattgtttgttttttccctttagttCCTCTGGCCTGTCATAGTTGCCCCAAGTGAAGAGTTGGAATCAAAGTAGATCATCAGGATGGCATCCCCAGGGATGTCTATTTGCCTTCAGATGCCCCTCTCCCCCATTTGAAAAGTCTGTTGGAGGGATGGCAGGCTCATTCAGGTCACTTTAGTCATCCTGCTGATGAATTCACAGCAGGCCAGAAGTTATTGGCTTGAGTCAAACTGCTGGCAGGCTTAGCTTAGGCTCCTGTGACTAAGGGTAAGAAGTATGATTTCAGATGTGCCTCTTAAGCCATAGGCATAGCTTTGCCTTTCTTTAAGGGTTTGTACATGTGCCTGTTTACATCCAAGCTGCTTCAAGACCTTGCTTTACACCCATGGCCCATGGAGGAGGACTGGAccctgcctcctgtgctgtgcctgtgtgtgtggagggtgctgtcacaggctcacaggatgttagggcttggaaaggacctctggacatcattgagtccaccccccactgccagagcaggagcatagaatcctgCACAGGTCGCataggaacgcatccagatggggctggaaaggctccagagaaggagactccataccctttctgggcagcctgctccagtgctctgtgaccctcacagggaagaagttcctcctcatgttgaggtggaacctcctgtgctgttgtttctatccattgccccttgtcctatcccagggtacaactgagcagagcctgtgccctccctcttgacccccacccctcagctattgatagacattgatcagatcccctctcagtgtcttcctctccagactaaacagccccagggctctcagcctctcctccccaggcagtcctccagtcccttcagcatccttgcagccctcccttggactctctccagcagatccctgtccctcctgagctggggagcccagagctggatgcaatatcccaggtgaggtctcagcagggcagaatagagggggaggagaacctccctgggtctgctggacacactgtcaTCACCTTTCAATGTGACTTGAGGGAGCCTGCCCACCTCACCAAGTGGTTTTGAGTCATGGCTGACCTCAGCTCTTGGTGACTTGGTGCAAGTCAGCCAGCCCCACCCAGCACCCTTCACCCTTCACTGCTGATGGTGAGGACTGAGCTTTTCCCAGAGGGGATTCACCCTCCCCTTGCTGACAGAGCAGATGAATCATGggctcagcaggcagccctggctgatTAAAGATTTACTCCTTTTCTATATTAGGCTTGAGGAATCCCTTGGGTGGCTCCAGCTCTACAAGACgtggcagccccctggctgctctgcctaCCCCCTTGTGccggtttggccctggcctagGGGCCAGATGCCCATCacagctgctctatcactccccttcttaaatggacaggagagaggggaaaagcatAACAGAAGCCTTtaataagatagaagcaatttactAACAGCAATAAGCAAAGGCAATTGACCCTgtggaagcaaaagcagagagagagagatgttagtctctactgcCCACCAGCAGGATGTGGTTGGTCTtggggctctctaagcttggtgaTTCCTTAGGAGGACAGATGCCATGGACCAATTCCCCCACTTCATTCTTTCACTTGCTTCACtttaatggaacaaaactaggaatgggtagattgagactggatgttaggaagaagttgttccccatgagggtggtgagagcctggcacaggttgcccagggaggtggtggaagcctcctgcctggaggcgtttgcagccaggctggatgtggctgtgagcagcctgctgtagtgtgaggtgtccctggccatggcaggggggttggaactggctcagccttgaggtcccttccaaccctgacaattctatgattcattcttGTATCTGAACTGAcctcatatggcatggaatagccTTTGGCTAGGCTGggtcagctgtgtcccctccaaagatcttgcccacccctcagtgtagtcttggggcagggaaatgctgaaaagacacagcctggatacttagTCAACAGACAAAACACTgctatcaactactgctgcaaaacacagcactagaagggtgctgtgaggagaattaatcCTGAGATGCATTAAGAGGAACGTGTCCAGCAGATGGAAGGaagctcttctcttcttctatactgccctggtgagacctggaatattgcatccagttctgggctccccagttcaagagagacaggggtctgctggagagagtccaagggagagcaaccaggatgattaagggactagaGCACtgataaggagaggctgagagccctggggctttttagtctggagaggagaagactgacagtggatttaataaatgtctataactatctgagggctgagtgttgagagggagggcacaggctctgctcagctgcaccctgggataggacaagggacaatggatagaaactccagcacaggaggttccacctcagcatgaggaggaacttcttcactgtgagggttacagagcactggagcaggctgcccagagaggttgtggagtctccttctctggagcctttcaaagcctctctggatgtgttcctgtgtgacctgtgctgggttctatgctcctgctctggcaggggggttggactggatgaccttcaaaggtcccctATGGTCCTCTGAACTCCacctcagccaaacccaatgcACCCCTGCTCAtgcctcctgctcacccccccgCCTTGCCATCTTGCAGAGGGCCGGGCCTGCGCCGTGGTGTTCGACTGCAAGTTCATCGAGACGTCGGCGGCCGTGCAGCACAACGTGCGGGAGCTGTTCGAGGGCATCGTGCGGCAGCTGCGGCTGCGCCGGGACAGCAAGGAGAAGAACGAGAAGCGCCTGGCCTACCAGAAGCGGAGAGAGAGCATCCCCAAGAAAGCCAGGAGGTTCTGGGGCAAGATTGTGGCCAAGAACAACAAGAACATGGCCTTCAAACTCAAGTCCAAGTCTTGCCATGACTTATCTGTGCTTTAAGGGACGCCGCACCCCGCCGGGGCTCGTGGCGCGCCGTGGACGTTGCCTAACGGTGTGGTGGGACAATCAATCATCAATCTATATTAGATTGGGCTATCCAAGTGACTTAGGGTCACAGCTGTGATTGTGATGGGAAGTGCTGGCATTAAGAACAGCACAGTGCTTGGAAATCTCTCTCCTTATTTCTTgtattttattacttttctaTTTGTTGGTAGTTTCCAATGTACAGGACCAGAATGACCCAAAGCTATGGTGGGAAGTGTTCTGGAGTATACCTTTCCTTTATTCCCCCTCTCACCTTCAGACCATGGTGCAAGGACCCCAAACCAGTCATGACTTGGGAAGTCCATCTTTGATCTTGTTTCTTGTTGTGATCAGACCATGGTGCAAGAACCTAATAGTGCAAGAACCCCAAACCAGTCATGACTTGGGAAGTCCATCTTTGCTCTTGCTTCTTGTTGTGATCAGACCATGGTGCAAGAACCTAATAGTGCAAGAACCCCAAACCAGTCATGACTTGGGAAGTCCATCTTTGATCTTGTTTCTTGTTGTGATCAGACCATGGTGCAAGAACCTAATAGTGCAAGAACCCCAAACCAGTCATGACTTGGGAAGTCCATCTTTGCTCTTGCTTCTTGTTGTGATCAGACCATGGTACAAGAACCCCAAACCAGTCATGACTTGGGAAGTCCATCTTTGCTCTTGCTTCTTGTTGTGATCAGACCATAGTGCAAGAACCTCATAGTGCAAGAACCCCAAACCAGTCATGACTTGGGAAGTCCATCTTTGCTCTTGCTTCTTGTTGTGATCAGACCATGGTACAAGAACCACAAACCAGTCATGATTTGGGATGTCTATCTTTGCTCTTGCTTCTTCTTATGATCAGACCATGGTGCAAGAACCTCATAGTGCAAGAACCACAAACCAGTCATGACTTGGGAAGTCCACCTTTGCTCTTGCTTCTTGTTGTGATCAGACCATGGTGCAAGAACCTCATAGTGCAAGGACCCCAAACCAGTCATGACTTGGGAAGTCCACCTTTGATCTTGTTTCTTGTTGTGATCAGACCGTGGTGCAAGAGCCTAATAGTGCAAGATCCCCAAACCAATCATGACTTGGGAAGTTCACCTTTGATCTTGCTTCCTGTTATGataattccttttttttagGACAAGCAGCCCCAAACCTGTGTGAAAGGTTGCTGAAGTGAGTGGAGGTTAGGCCTTTGCCAGCTGGATGCTCAGGCTTGAGCACCCAGAGCTGAAAAAATAACTCTGCATTTGTGTAGGGTAGGCACCCAACCAGCTCAAAGCTTTGGTTTCCTGAGTTTACACAGCTCTGAGAGGAAAAATCCTATAAGCCATCCaattttcctccccttttcctggTGTGGGACTGGTGACAAATCACAGTGAGGCGAAAATGGACGTGCAAGTTGGAGCCAAGTTGATCAAGTGCAGGCTGCCAAACCTTTATAAAGCACCTGAGCTTTTTCTCCAAGGAACCACATGGACTCCTTGTAGCCAGCCTTGGCCTTTCTCtgtgccagagctctgctgtatTTATTGTTGTGCAAAATAACCAACAAGCATTtaaatggggagggggaaatgtaTTTATTACCAAGGTTCTTAAAAGAACAATGTTAATTTTATTACTGTTTTCTACCTGAgagctctttttttgttgttgttgtttttcagaTATGCAAGTTTTTACTTCCAGCCATTGTAATACAATTAATAAAACCTGTGACTGCCTTCAAGCCTAACTGGGAAAGCCCTAAGGATTTGTTGCTTGTTTTCGAGTTGAGGAAATAGTTTGCATGCTGGGCAAGATTGCTCTGTAACATAAAGTCCTAGAGGCAGAGAAGGgtgtgggctgggagggaccctaaagatcatccacttccaacatccctgtcatgggcagggacaccttccactacctcagcttgctcaaggccacatccaacctggccttgaacacctccagggaagggacatccacagcctccctgggcagtctgtgccactgtctcaccaccctcactctaaagaatttcttcctaagctccagtctgaatctgccctcctcaagcttcaacccattgtcccttgtcctgtcaccacagcccttgtaaaaagtccctttctggctttcttgtagcccccttcaggcactggaatgcttctctaaggtctccctcttctccaggttggaCAACCCCtaatctctcagcctgtccccatagagaGGGGTCTccaccctctgatcatctttatggcctcctctggacccactccagcagttccatgtatcacagtatcaccaaggttggaagagacctcaaagatcatcgagtccaacctggcaccacagacctcatgattaagccatggcaccaagtgccacatccaatcccctcttgaacacctccagggatggggactccaccacctccctgggcagcacattccaagggtgaacgactctctcagtgaagaactttctcctcaccttgtccTTACATCCCTGACCACAGGGCAACCTAGGATCACAAAGCAACAACTACCCACGACCCCGGAGCTATGTGCAGGGTGTCCCTCGTGTGAGAATGGGGCTGTGGTGACAGAGATAAAAGGCAATCACTTGCTAAAAGGGTGTTTGGCCATGAGTTAGACAACACCTTAGGAATGGCTGTGAGTACTCTGACCCCAGTTTTGGAGGAGTGAAATGCTACATTCAGGAACAGAATGCATGGTGTGTCCTAATCCTCAGCTCCTGTTGACCATAATTGTGTCATTTtactcctggctctgctggtgtTCTTTTGTGGGCAcgctgcagagctcagggtaGAGGTGGAGTCATTGCATCTTGGCCACAGATGGCTCAGGAAAGCCAGATCTCCAGCCTGGAAGCCCATCTCCCTTGGTTATGAAGATGACAGGATGCCACAGCAATAAGGTGAGCGCTGGGTTTCCTGTCATGGGCTGCACAGTTTCCATGCACCAAATGCTCTGGAAAAGAGGGAGCTTGTTGAGCCTCTGCTGAGGGGGTGGCTTTAACCACTTCTTTAGGGGTTAAACATCGTGTTGCAGGGCAACTCAGCAAATGTTTAGTCATCAGATCTCCCTGGAAGGAAATTCCTGATCTAGAATAAACTGCTGGCAGGAACAGAAAACAAGGGTTTGAACAAGCAAGATGTTGAATGAATGCCTTCCAGTTTTCAGCGTGCAGCTCGGGGCTGGTCCAGAGCAGCCTAGGATGATACTCACTCCAATATCAGGTATCAGAATTTCTGAGCTCTCAGAACCTTTTTCTCACTCTGGAGGGGAAAGAAACTGGCACAAATTAAATGAATTTTGAGGCCAGGTTTCATGAACTGAAAGTGTAGCTGAACACAGCCCTCCCGTTTGCTTAGTCAGCTCTGTAGCTGTCAAGCTCTGGACCAAACAGATCTAAACCCAGAAGGTTTTGAAGAAGTATAAAACACCCATGCTGACCATCCAGCAGAGTTCATGTTGGCAGCATCACTTGATGCACACAGGTTATCATGGGAATTTGGAGCTAGCGTGTAAATTTTCATGCCCTCACTTGTCTCCTTCCAGTTTGCTCAAATACTGTTGGGGCCTGTTACTATCCAACCTCTGGATGTGGAGTGAGAGACCTGGTGCTGAGGATCCACACTCTGCACATTTCAGGGCTTTTCTTGCTTTGGACCTTGTGGTCTGCTTGGTCCTGTGGACTGAATGCCCACCTAGGGCTGCAAagcctgagctgtgctcctgAAATGCCTCACCCAGAAGAGACTTACAGAATCacataggttggaaaagagcttggagatcattgagtccaacctatcacccaacaccatctaatcaactaaaccatggcaccaagtgcctcatccaggctcttcttaaacacttccagtgatagtggctccaccacctccctgggcagcccttagTCTCTGCCATGTGTGGCAAAGCTGGGTgcagaggaagggctggagctTTCTTCTCTACcttagcatcatagaatcaatgaggttggaaaagacctcagagatcatcaagtccaacctgtcacccaacacctcatgactaactaaaccatggctccaagtgccacgtccaatcccatTCTGAACACCgccatggtgactccaccacctccctgggcagcacattccaatggcaaattactctttctgggaggaactttctcctcacctccagcctaaacttcccttggtggagcttgagactgtgtcctcttctcccaggctgggtgcctgggagaagagaccaacccccacctggctacaacctcccttcagggagttggagagagcaagaaggtctcccctgagcctcctcttctccaggctaagcaaccccagctccctcagcctctcctcacagggcttgtgcaccTTGGGAGGTGAAGCTGAGCCACAGTGTTAGCTGATCATCATCAGCTTCTCAACTCCAGAGAAGGTTGCTATATATAACAGCTGGAGTACCTGGAGGGACTAATGACTGCTAATTTAATCTGGAATGCTGACATTTCAGACCCTTAATAGCCACAATCTCTCTGCTCATCTCAGATGGGAGCGTCCCAAACCGTGGGATGGATCAATCAGCAACCCTAATCACTGCTCTGCCTGTTTATGAAGTCAGgtctgcagtgccagcccccctgATGTGGTAATTACAGTGCTGGTGCCGGGGACCTGGCAGTGGCAGTGGAATACGTGAGTCACAGCACCGAGCACACCAAGGCCAAAATGGCCAAACTCACACAGTCCAAAGATAATAGAGTAAAACAAatacaggagggaaaaaaataatcaagaaaAGTAATAGTCTAAGAACACAGAAAAGTACCAATTATAGTATAACAGCTGTTATAAACAGCTCTCTTTAGGCAGACAGATCAGACCAGCACGAGGACTTCAGGGCTGGCCAGCTTTAGTTAATTTAATCATGACACAtttactcacagaatcacagactcacagaatgctctgggttggaagggacatcctaaggacatctagtccaatcccccctgcagtcagcagggacatccccaactagatcaggttgctcagagccctcttgggcctcaccttgaatatctccagggatgggacctcaaccacctccctgggcagcctgttccagtgttccaccaccctcacataAAGAAtgtgttcctaacatctaatctaagtctgctcttctctagtttgaagccactgtccctgtcctgtccctgcaggccttttcAAGCAGTCTTTCTGCAGCCTTcatgtagcctccttcaggtcctggcaggctgctattaggtctccccagagcctcctcttctccaggctgaacacccccagctccctcagcctgtccttgtagcagagctgctccaaccccctgatcatttttgtggcctcctctggacctgctccatcacctccaagtccttcctctattgagggctccagacctgcacacagtactgcaggtgaggtctcaccagagccaagtgtcagaatcccctctctggctctgctggcagtgctgctttggatgcagcccaggctgtgatttgccttctgtgctgcaagctcacactgcctgctcctgtccagcttctcatccatcagcatccccaagtccttttcctcagggctgctttctatctcctcacccccagtctctattgacagtgaggatagttccagcccaggtgcagaaccctgcacttgctcttgttgaacctcatgaggttcacctgggccaaGAAGAAGAAGACAAAAGGTTTACTTTATGCTTTGGGACAAAACCTGTGCTGCTAAGGAATGCTTCCTTGTCATGGTCCCATGTGGGTCTGCAGGATGGGAAGTGCTTTTGGATGGGGCAGGGTTATTGATAAAATGTAGTCAAGTTCAATAACATTGATGGATGCTCTGTGAGGTTTACCTCATGTGTGAGCCTGGTTTTGACTGGAGGGCTTTCAAAATGAGGGACCAGAGTTATCTGTTTGGAGCTGTTTGGAGTTCAGCTATAAATGGGTGAAAGGGCTCCTGACAGCAGCAGTtgtggtgatggtgatgatgatgatgtgatctgcagagggctggagcagagggaggaagcAGATGATTTCTGTGCATTGTTGACTCTacaaccagcagctccagctctgctgaggtttGCACCCACTCTCCCCTCACACCGTGTGGGTATCACTGACATCCTTGAATCCCACTGAGCTCAGAACATCAGACCTCAACCATTTTTGCCTGACCAGGAGGCTAGGTCTGTGTCTAGCTGTGGCTTTCACCTGTGTGTGATTCTGCAGTTCACAGCTCTGCCCTAAAGCTGCTCAGGTCATATTTCCTCTCCAAATACTGCTGAATCACTGAGTGATGCCTAATAGATTATTTTCAATCTTTGCCACCATAATATCATTTTAGTTGCCTTTTAGCTGTGTTTCCAATCTTCTGTGCCTGgagattttcttccttccctccaaccccccaccccttgATCCCcatgcctggtggatgtggggcaggctgtggatggagtccacctggacttcagcaaggcctttgacaccgttccccacagcaaactcctggccaagctgtcagcccctggctgggacagcagcactctgagctgggttaggaa
This DNA window, taken from Dryobates pubescens isolate bDryPub1 chromosome 14, bDryPub1.pri, whole genome shotgun sequence, encodes the following:
- the GEM gene encoding GTP-binding protein GEM; the protein is MTLNVTMRRTHSSLQQQQQQRWSIPADGKNLLLQKDSSEYNPQKRYTISPDEVYRKSWSSESSDSVISSESGSSCYRVVLIGEQGVGKSSLANIFAGVHDSIDSDCEVLGEDTYERTLLVDGEGASIILLDMWDNKREGEWIRDHCMQVGDAYLIVYSITDRASFEKASELRIQLRRARQKEDIPIILVGNKSDLVRCREVSVAEGRACAVVFDCKFIETSAAVQHNVRELFEGIVRQLRLRRDSKEKNEKRLAYQKRRESIPKKARRFWGKIVAKNNKNMAFKLKSKSCHDLSVL